A window from Leptothermofonsia sichuanensis E412 encodes these proteins:
- a CDS encoding hybrid sensor histidine kinase/response regulator, which yields MAKILVIEDEKPVRMNLVAMLKAEGFQAIAPEDGQLGVQIDAFVNTIIHELRSPLATMKMSIELLQTTQNSQRHLFYLEALQAACNHEVELIDNLLNLQRLETQTFPIETETLHLQDWIPAIAEPFAIRAQQRQQILQVRVCAELPPVTLSRFSLERVVSELLNNACKYTPPHGKIILEVFQKQDKALRTNEASDGACIDQGASFWIAVRNEAEIPASFLPHLFDRFYRVPNGDRWQQGGTGLGLSLVKKFVEQMQGTIQVHSAEGWTSFVIQLPISLSLP from the coding sequence ATGGCAAAAATTCTGGTGATTGAGGATGAAAAACCAGTCCGAATGAATTTAGTGGCAATGCTGAAGGCGGAGGGATTTCAGGCGATCGCACCAGAAGATGGTCAGTTGGGGGTGCAGATTGATGCTTTTGTTAACACAATTATTCATGAACTCCGCAGCCCCCTGGCAACCATGAAAATGTCGATTGAACTATTACAAACAACCCAGAACAGTCAGCGACATCTGTTTTACCTGGAGGCTTTGCAGGCTGCCTGCAATCATGAAGTGGAACTGATTGATAACCTGCTGAATCTCCAGCGACTGGAAACGCAAACATTCCCCATAGAGACGGAAACCCTGCATCTGCAAGATTGGATCCCGGCGATCGCTGAACCGTTTGCAATCCGTGCCCAGCAGCGCCAGCAAATTTTGCAGGTGAGAGTTTGTGCCGAATTGCCACCCGTTACCTTAAGCCGGTTTAGCCTGGAGCGGGTGGTGTCTGAACTGCTTAACAATGCCTGCAAATATACGCCGCCCCACGGCAAGATTATCCTGGAAGTATTTCAGAAACAGGATAAGGCTTTAAGGACAAACGAAGCCAGCGATGGCGCCTGTATCGACCAGGGGGCATCATTTTGGATCGCCGTCAGGAATGAGGCTGAGATCCCTGCCAGTTTCCTGCCCCATTTGTTTGATCGGTTTTATCGTGTTCCCAACGGCGATCGCTGGCAGCAGGGAGGTACAGGTTTGGGGTTGAGCCTGGTCAAAAAGTTTGTAGAGCAAATGCAGGGAACCATTCAGGTTCATAGTGCTGAAGGATGGACCTCTTTTGTGATTCAGTTGCCGATCTCATTGAGCCTGCCGTAA
- a CDS encoding PAS domain S-box protein, with protein sequence MDDRRTILILDDADDDRAIYRRFLQSDVRYTYHILETDQIEEALTLCQQAMPDAILVDFMLPNADGLEFLNQLKLQSGRTLLPVVFLTGQGSEMIAVQVMKSGAQDYLRKDRLTAEVLCRAINSVIERLALLQQLEHSQAQQRLIGEIALRIRQSLKLEEILEAVVTEVRAFLKTDRVLVYQFETPTSGRIVAESVQAEWSTIRHLHIEEPCFAGSLLQAYRQGKRRAIADIHAANLDACHVQLLERFQVQANLVVPILLNRQRATAEQGEPSACSLPDLWGLLIAHQCSSPRHWQPFELNLLDQLADQVAIAIQQATALYQAQTTLADLQSTQATLKKSEALYRAIVEDQTELIHRFLPDTTLTFVNQAYCRYFGRLPEDLLGTSCLSQVPEAEHPSIIQQLTSLSWQTPQTTYEHQVILSTGEVRWQQWTSRAIFDEQGKIVEYQAVGQDITGRKQTETKLKQHQEFLQTVIDTAPNLIFVKDWEGRYLLANKAMAHYYGKTVEELKELRDADLHFDPEAASQFLAQNQQVIRTQQPLFIPQERQIHPSRGERWLQWHKQAIYLPESQDFGVLGIGVDITARIQAEIALQNLAEGTASKTGNDFFPALVRCIAEVFGVRHAIVTERLDQQLHTLAFWSDQQLQPNLSYSLTQTPCEMTLQQGVYHCPDPTQDLFPRVPALAALGAISYLGVALFDAAGNPLGNLYILDRQAIGDRQPFEGILRVFAARASAELERKRAIEVLQQLNCELEHRVAERTTELVGTVELLNQEIQERQQAEAALRESEARFRTMADSAPMLLWMAGADGGCNFFNQSWLDFTGRTHEQECNHGWLTGVHPEDVQSCLSTYQAAFAARQEFQMEYRLRRADGEYRWLLDRGKPRFTPEGVFAGYIGSCIDITERKQIEDERQQTAEEIRKAFNRERELNELKSRFVSMISHEFRTPLTTIQSAADLLQHYEWSLEEKQERFQQIHSAVQHMTQLLEEVLVIGKAEAGKLDFKPQRIDLTAFCQKLTADLQLAAGSHHTLSFTSQGPVQDVWIDQKLLRQILTNLVSNAIKYSPGGGIVQLRLIYNVNSVHLEVEDEGIGIPAEDRERLFDAFFRASNVGVVQGTGLGLATVQRCVDLHGGSVAIASELGKGTTFTVTLPLYPPNRPAEPEVFFIEE encoded by the coding sequence ATGGACGATCGCCGCACTATCTTAATTCTTGACGATGCTGATGATGATAGAGCGATCTATCGTCGGTTTCTACAATCGGATGTTCGCTATACATACCACATTCTGGAAACGGATCAGATAGAAGAAGCCCTGACGCTTTGCCAGCAGGCGATGCCAGATGCCATTCTGGTGGACTTCATGCTGCCCAATGCTGACGGACTGGAATTTCTTAACCAGTTAAAGTTGCAAAGTGGTCGAACCCTGCTTCCGGTTGTGTTTTTAACGGGGCAGGGCAGCGAAATGATTGCGGTCCAGGTGATGAAAAGCGGTGCCCAGGACTATTTACGGAAGGACCGCTTGACGGCTGAGGTCCTCTGCCGTGCCATTAACAGTGTGATTGAGCGGCTGGCATTGCTCCAGCAACTGGAACACAGTCAGGCACAGCAGCGACTGATTGGGGAAATTGCGTTAAGGATCCGGCAATCGTTAAAGCTAGAAGAAATTTTAGAAGCTGTGGTCACGGAAGTACGGGCATTTCTCAAAACAGACCGGGTGCTCGTTTACCAGTTTGAGACGCCAACCAGCGGCAGGATTGTAGCCGAATCGGTACAGGCAGAATGGTCAACCATTCGCCATCTGCACATTGAAGAACCGTGCTTTGCAGGTTCCCTCTTGCAGGCTTACCGTCAGGGAAAAAGACGGGCGATCGCAGATATTCACGCTGCCAACCTGGATGCCTGCCATGTTCAGCTTTTGGAACGGTTTCAGGTGCAAGCCAATCTGGTTGTTCCCATCCTGCTGAACAGGCAACGGGCAACAGCCGAACAGGGGGAACCCTCCGCCTGCTCACTGCCTGACCTCTGGGGTTTGCTAATTGCCCATCAATGCTCCAGTCCCCGGCACTGGCAACCATTTGAGTTGAATCTGTTAGATCAGCTTGCAGACCAGGTGGCGATCGCAATTCAACAGGCAACAGCACTGTACCAGGCGCAGACAACCCTGGCGGATCTGCAATCGACCCAGGCTACCCTCAAGAAGAGCGAAGCCCTCTACCGGGCAATTGTTGAAGACCAGACTGAACTGATTCATCGGTTTCTGCCCGACACCACTTTAACTTTTGTCAATCAAGCCTACTGCCGCTATTTTGGCCGCTTACCAGAGGATCTTTTAGGCACTTCTTGCCTGTCCCAGGTACCTGAAGCAGAACATCCTTCCATCATCCAGCAACTGACCTCCCTCTCCTGGCAAACCCCCCAGACCACCTACGAACATCAGGTCATCTTATCGACCGGGGAAGTTCGCTGGCAGCAGTGGACGAGCCGGGCAATCTTTGACGAGCAGGGCAAGATTGTTGAATACCAGGCTGTGGGGCAAGACATTACCGGACGCAAACAGACTGAAACAAAACTTAAACAACATCAGGAATTCCTGCAAACTGTAATTGATACAGCCCCGAACCTGATCTTTGTCAAAGATTGGGAAGGGCGCTATCTTCTTGCCAATAAGGCGATGGCTCACTATTACGGTAAAACCGTTGAAGAATTAAAGGAACTGCGGGATGCAGATCTGCATTTCGATCCGGAGGCTGCCAGCCAATTCCTGGCCCAAAATCAACAGGTGATTCGGACTCAGCAACCCCTGTTCATTCCTCAAGAGCGCCAGATCCACCCATCCCGTGGAGAAAGGTGGCTGCAATGGCACAAACAAGCCATTTACCTGCCAGAAAGCCAGGATTTTGGGGTTCTGGGGATTGGGGTCGATATTACGGCACGCATCCAGGCTGAAATTGCCTTGCAAAACCTGGCAGAAGGCACTGCTTCCAAAACGGGGAATGATTTCTTCCCGGCACTGGTTCGCTGTATTGCTGAGGTATTTGGGGTTCGCCATGCGATCGTCACCGAACGGCTGGACCAGCAACTCCATACCCTGGCATTCTGGTCTGACCAGCAACTTCAACCCAATCTGAGCTATAGCCTGACCCAGACTCCCTGCGAAATGACGTTGCAGCAGGGAGTGTATCATTGCCCGGATCCCACTCAGGATTTGTTTCCCAGGGTTCCAGCCCTGGCAGCCCTGGGAGCCATCAGCTATCTGGGTGTGGCGTTGTTTGATGCGGCTGGGAATCCTCTGGGCAACCTCTATATCCTCGATCGCCAGGCAATAGGCGATCGCCAGCCGTTTGAAGGGATTTTGCGGGTGTTTGCGGCCCGTGCCTCGGCGGAACTGGAGCGCAAGCGGGCGATTGAAGTCCTGCAACAACTCAATTGTGAACTGGAACACCGGGTGGCAGAACGAACAACGGAACTGGTGGGTACTGTTGAACTCCTGAATCAGGAAATTCAAGAGCGGCAACAGGCTGAAGCGGCTCTGCGTGAAAGCGAAGCCCGGTTTCGCACCATGGCAGACAGTGCTCCGATGCTGCTGTGGATGGCGGGGGCTGACGGAGGATGCAATTTCTTCAACCAGAGCTGGTTAGATTTTACAGGACGCACCCATGAGCAGGAATGCAACCACGGCTGGCTGACTGGCGTACATCCAGAGGATGTGCAGTCCTGCCTGTCCACTTACCAGGCGGCATTTGCGGCCCGCCAGGAATTTCAGATGGAATATCGCCTCAGACGCGCAGATGGGGAGTACCGCTGGTTGCTGGATAGGGGCAAACCTCGATTTACGCCAGAAGGTGTGTTTGCTGGCTACATTGGTTCATGCATTGATATCACCGAACGCAAACAAATCGAAGATGAACGCCAACAGACCGCGGAAGAAATCCGTAAAGCTTTCAACCGCGAGCGCGAACTGAATGAACTCAAGTCTCGCTTTGTGTCAATGATTTCTCACGAATTCCGTACACCACTTACAACGATTCAATCCGCAGCAGACCTGTTGCAGCACTATGAGTGGTCACTGGAGGAGAAGCAAGAACGGTTTCAGCAGATTCACAGTGCCGTTCAGCACATGACCCAACTGCTGGAAGAGGTACTTGTGATCGGCAAAGCCGAAGCAGGCAAGCTGGACTTTAAACCTCAACGGATCGATCTGACGGCTTTTTGCCAGAAGTTGACAGCAGATCTTCAACTGGCGGCAGGCAGTCACCACACGCTGTCTTTCACCAGTCAGGGACCTGTTCAGGATGTGTGGATTGATCAGAAACTCCTGCGCCAGATCCTGACAAATTTGGTTTCAAATGCGATTAAATATTCACCTGGCGGTGGCATCGTTCAACTCCGACTGATCTATAATGTAAACTCTGTTCACCTGGAAGTCGAAGATGAAGGGATTGGCATTCCTGCTGAAGATAGGGAACGACTGTTTGATGCCTTCTTCCGAGCCTCTAATGTAGGAGTTGTCCAGGGAACTGGTTTGGGATTAGCCACGGTTCAGCGGTGTGTTGATTTGCATGGAGGGAGTGTTGCGATCGCCAGTGAATTGGGTAAAGGAACAACCTTTACTGTAACCCTACCCCTCTATCCACCCAACCGACCAGCCGAACCAGAGGTCTTTTTCATTGAAGAATAG
- a CDS encoding DUF4278 domain-containing protein has translation MKLKYRGITYEPVPTPIRFSGYRGEGKYRGVPAKYSAFVTDGSWPEVELTYRGVPYKTGRPEQPISPVPADVSIPATQEPSAKLPALDELVRRLVMNRHQQVKKREQSMLARMDAEVGLTVEEAVHFRNHIQGYTPYNEWIDYERSHIAMS, from the coding sequence ATGAAACTCAAATATCGCGGTATTACCTATGAGCCAGTGCCCACCCCGATCAGGTTCAGTGGATACCGGGGAGAAGGGAAGTATCGAGGTGTGCCTGCAAAATATTCAGCCTTCGTCACAGATGGTTCATGGCCTGAAGTTGAGTTGACCTATCGTGGGGTTCCCTACAAAACCGGGCGTCCGGAGCAGCCAATTTCACCTGTTCCAGCGGATGTTTCAATTCCCGCTACTCAAGAACCTTCAGCAAAACTGCCAGCATTGGATGAGCTTGTCCGTCGTCTGGTGATGAATCGCCATCAGCAAGTCAAGAAGCGTGAACAATCAATGTTAGCTCGGATGGACGCTGAAGTGGGTCTTACAGTGGAAGAGGCTGTCCACTTTCGCAACCACATCCAGGGCTATACTCCATACAACGAATGGATTGACTATGAACGCAGCCATATAGCCATGAGTTAG
- a CDS encoding U32 family peptidase has product MITHRCPELLAPAGHWACARAAVENGADAIYFGLERFNARMRAQNFTEADLPRLMEFLHRRGVKGYVTLNTLVFSGELPEAEQYLRAIITAGVDAVIVQDVGVCRLIRHLSPDFPIHASTQMTITSVAGVEFARSLGCQLVVLARECSLKEIHTIQKQASEQELSLPLEVFVHGALCVAYSGQCLTSESLGGRSANRGECAQACRMPYELIADGQPVELGDRKYLLSPQDLAGLEVLPELVHAGVSCLKIEGRLKSPEYVANVTRVYRQALDRVMATLAAGDGTGSRDQGTGYRISKSETSLSSSDSRYPIPDTRYPASDRYHLEMAFSRGLYTGWFRGINNQELVHARFGKKRGVYLGEVTRIQKDQVMVRLQAPVKPGDGVVFDNGHPEAKEQGGRIYAVEHRGEETILTFGRHDLNLKRLHPGDRLWKTSDPELDRQLRQTFTGDTPQFQRPIKVEVYGQVGLPLTVIARDELGYIAQADSAIALVEAHTKPLSQQRLQEQFSRLGHTPFRLEKLTNHLRGSVMLPVSELNRLRRELVTQLEELRSQPRHWELRSHTSLSDLLPERGQSNGTDPSQPHLIVLVRNLAQLEAALTTGVETLYCEFEDPRLYRKAVQQVRQGTGNWVKHGESHAGLGTTHNYSAECSPRSQQFFPPPSLWLAPPRITKPGEQWILQQVRSPGADGYLVRNYDHLSFFAGERCIGDFSLNVANPLTADYFKQKFGLERLTASYDLAINQLEDLLLMAPPEWFEVTIHQHMPMFHMEHCVFCAFLSTGTDYTNCGRPCETQEVKLRDRVGTEHILRADAGCRNTVFNGTAQTGAEYIQHLLKLGLRYFRLEFLNEPPAQVIQTIQCYRQLLQGQITGSQLWRELKLQNQLGVTRGPFRQAGHSQHPLYHQADVW; this is encoded by the coding sequence ATGATTACGCACCGATGCCCAGAACTGCTGGCTCCGGCGGGTCACTGGGCGTGTGCCAGAGCCGCGGTTGAGAATGGAGCGGATGCGATTTATTTTGGGTTAGAGCGATTTAATGCGCGGATGCGGGCGCAGAACTTTACGGAAGCAGATTTACCCCGCCTGATGGAGTTTTTGCACCGTCGGGGGGTAAAAGGATATGTCACACTGAACACGCTAGTTTTCTCCGGAGAATTGCCAGAAGCGGAGCAGTACCTTCGCGCCATCATCACTGCTGGTGTGGATGCCGTGATTGTGCAGGATGTGGGAGTTTGCCGTTTAATCCGCCATCTATCACCCGATTTTCCAATCCATGCTTCTACCCAAATGACGATTACCAGTGTGGCAGGGGTGGAGTTTGCCCGATCGCTGGGCTGTCAACTGGTGGTGCTTGCCCGTGAATGTTCCCTGAAGGAAATCCACACGATTCAGAAACAGGCAAGTGAGCAAGAGCTTTCGCTGCCGTTGGAAGTGTTTGTGCATGGAGCGCTGTGTGTTGCCTATTCGGGGCAGTGCCTGACGAGTGAGTCTCTGGGGGGGCGTTCTGCCAATCGGGGAGAATGTGCCCAGGCTTGCCGGATGCCCTATGAATTGATTGCCGATGGACAACCTGTGGAACTGGGCGATCGCAAATACCTCCTCAGTCCCCAAGACCTGGCAGGGTTAGAAGTGCTGCCAGAACTGGTGCATGCAGGGGTCAGTTGTTTGAAAATTGAGGGGCGTCTGAAAAGCCCAGAATATGTAGCGAATGTAACTCGTGTATATCGGCAGGCTCTGGATCGGGTGATGGCAACGCTGGCGGCAGGGGATGGAACAGGGAGTAGGGACCAGGGGACAGGGTATCGGATTTCAAAATCTGAGACTTCCCTTTCTTCTTCTGACTCCCGATACCCGATACCTGATACCCGGTATCCGGCTTCTGATCGGTACCATCTGGAAATGGCATTCTCTCGCGGTCTTTACACTGGCTGGTTCCGTGGAATTAACAATCAGGAACTGGTCCATGCCCGGTTCGGGAAGAAACGGGGAGTTTATCTGGGTGAGGTGACGCGCATTCAAAAGGATCAAGTTATGGTCCGGCTTCAGGCTCCAGTGAAGCCGGGAGATGGGGTGGTATTTGATAATGGGCATCCTGAGGCAAAAGAGCAGGGTGGGCGAATCTATGCTGTGGAGCACCGCGGCGAGGAAACCATCCTGACGTTTGGTCGGCACGATTTGAACCTGAAACGGCTGCATCCGGGCGATCGCCTCTGGAAGACCAGCGACCCGGAACTGGATCGGCAGTTGCGCCAGACCTTTACTGGGGATACCCCACAGTTTCAACGTCCAATTAAAGTTGAGGTTTATGGTCAGGTGGGGTTGCCGTTGACCGTGATCGCCCGTGACGAACTGGGCTATATTGCCCAGGCTGACTCTGCCATTGCTCTAGTTGAGGCGCATACGAAACCCCTCAGCCAGCAACGGTTACAGGAGCAATTCAGCCGTCTGGGTCACACACCTTTTCGTCTGGAAAAGCTGACGAACCATCTCCGTGGCTCTGTGATGCTGCCTGTGAGTGAACTGAACCGTCTGCGGCGAGAACTGGTTACCCAACTAGAGGAATTGCGATCACAGCCCCGGCACTGGGAGTTGCGATCGCACACGTCATTGAGCGACTTGCTGCCAGAGCGGGGGCAATCCAACGGCACCGATCCATCACAGCCCCACTTGATTGTATTAGTGCGAAACTTAGCTCAGCTTGAAGCGGCCCTGACAACAGGTGTTGAAACGCTGTACTGCGAGTTTGAAGACCCCCGCCTGTATCGGAAAGCGGTGCAACAGGTGAGGCAGGGGACCGGGAACTGGGTAAAGCATGGTGAGAGTCATGCAGGCTTAGGAACAACTCACAACTATTCGGCTGAGTGCTCCCCTCGAAGCCAACAATTCTTCCCTCCTCCTTCCCTCTGGCTTGCTCCACCACGAATCACTAAACCGGGCGAACAGTGGATTTTGCAACAGGTGCGATCGCCGGGGGCAGACGGTTATCTGGTGCGGAACTATGACCATTTATCATTTTTTGCCGGAGAGCGCTGCATTGGAGACTTTTCGCTCAATGTTGCTAATCCCCTAACGGCTGACTATTTCAAACAGAAATTTGGGTTAGAGCGCCTGACGGCATCCTATGACCTGGCTATTAACCAGCTTGAAGATTTGTTGCTGATGGCTCCCCCGGAATGGTTTGAGGTCACGATTCATCAGCACATGCCAATGTTTCACATGGAACATTGTGTATTCTGTGCGTTTCTCTCAACCGGAACCGATTACACCAATTGTGGTCGTCCCTGTGAAACCCAGGAAGTCAAACTGCGCGATCGGGTTGGGACTGAGCATATTTTGCGGGCAGATGCCGGATGCCGCAATACCGTGTTTAATGGCACAGCGCAAACAGGGGCAGAATACATCCAGCATCTCTTGAAACTGGGTTTACGGTACTTTCGGCTTGAATTTCTGAATGAACCTCCAGCGCAGGTAATACAGACCATCCAGTGCTATCGGCAATTGCTCCAGGGGCAGATCACAGGCTCCCAACTCTGGCGAGAACTCAAGTTGCAGAACCAGCTTGGAGTCACCCGTGGTCCGTTCCGACAGGCTGGGCACTCACAACATCCCTTGTACCACCAGGCGGATGTCTGGTGA
- the ctpC gene encoding carboxyl-terminal processing protease CtpC, giving the protein MAITKRGLVLGATAAAVSAVTITGAGLHLSAGQAFFTESPKELVDEVWQIIDQQYVDGTFNQADWKAVRKEYLNRSYSNKEEAYKAIREMLKKLDDPYTRFMDPDEFKNMQIDTSGELTGVGIQLAADEKTKKLTVIAPIEDSPAAAAGILAKDIIAYIDGKSTEGMPVDQAVKLIRGKPGTPIRLTILRGTQQIDFNLKRARIEIHPVRASYQKTPTGGIGYIRLVQFSANAPQEMRSAIQKLEKQQVNGYILDLRSNPGGLLYTSIDIARMWLKEGAIVSTVDRKGEQERERANNRSLTDKPLVVLVDGGSASASEILSGALQDNKRAVLVGTKTFGKGLVQSVRSVDCPTPSSRDCAGLAVTIAKYLTPSGRDINKHGIEPDVEVKLSDEQRKDLSTNREKIGTAEDPQYAKALDVLTQQIKAQQQTPRSRGQS; this is encoded by the coding sequence ATGGCAATCACAAAACGTGGGCTTGTTTTAGGCGCAACCGCTGCTGCTGTCAGTGCTGTAACGATTACCGGAGCCGGACTCCATCTATCCGCAGGACAAGCCTTCTTCACTGAAAGCCCGAAGGAACTCGTCGATGAAGTCTGGCAGATTATTGACCAGCAATACGTGGATGGCACTTTCAATCAGGCAGATTGGAAAGCTGTCCGAAAAGAATATTTGAATCGTTCCTACTCCAATAAGGAAGAAGCCTACAAAGCCATCCGAGAAATGCTGAAGAAGCTGGATGATCCCTACACGCGCTTCATGGATCCGGACGAGTTCAAGAATATGCAGATTGATACCTCTGGTGAGTTAACGGGAGTAGGAATTCAACTGGCAGCCGACGAGAAAACCAAAAAGTTGACGGTCATTGCTCCCATTGAAGACTCTCCGGCTGCCGCCGCTGGAATTCTGGCAAAAGATATCATTGCCTATATTGACGGTAAGTCTACCGAAGGAATGCCTGTTGATCAGGCAGTCAAGCTGATTCGTGGAAAACCTGGAACACCGATCAGGCTGACGATTTTGCGCGGCACTCAGCAGATTGACTTTAATCTCAAACGCGCCCGAATCGAAATCCATCCTGTGCGGGCCAGCTATCAGAAAACGCCCACAGGCGGCATCGGTTATATTCGGCTGGTCCAGTTCAGCGCGAATGCTCCCCAGGAAATGCGCAGCGCAATTCAAAAGCTGGAAAAACAGCAGGTCAATGGCTACATCCTTGATTTACGCTCTAACCCGGGGGGGCTGTTGTATACCAGCATCGATATCGCCCGTATGTGGCTGAAGGAAGGGGCGATCGTGTCTACAGTCGATCGCAAGGGTGAGCAAGAGCGAGAGCGGGCAAACAATCGATCACTGACGGATAAACCGTTGGTTGTGCTGGTGGATGGTGGTTCTGCCAGCGCCAGCGAAATTCTCTCTGGTGCTTTACAGGACAATAAACGGGCTGTTCTGGTCGGCACCAAGACTTTTGGTAAAGGATTGGTGCAATCGGTTCGCAGTGTAGACTGCCCCACCCCCAGTTCCAGAGATTGTGCAGGTCTGGCCGTGACGATCGCCAAGTATCTTACCCCCAGTGGGCGAGACATCAACAAGCATGGTATTGAACCTGATGTGGAAGTTAAATTGAGCGACGAGCAGCGTAAAGATCTCAGTACCAACCGGGAAAAAATTGGCACCGCAGAAGATCCTCAGTACGCCAAAGCACTGGATGTCCTGACCCAGCAGATCAAAGCGCAGCAGCAGACTCCGCGATCGCGTGGACAGAGCTAA
- a CDS encoding ATP-binding protein: MSFRWPAAAEYGITPEQVLSNTGEVFYPVDPISYRERIQRVLNSLSPERFRCYFHCANQTILLDLVMSPVPVPDCLPTMVVVAGRPLASTIDDKIVSGSDLEVAYSLTSDRYQKLLTQISWNIRRTLDLSTIWHQTVKGLGKALSVNRCVICPYKPFSQKVEVVAEYCDNQLPSLMGQEFWISEDPCLQDAIHKLKPVISQRDQASQGSERESPAWCSMLVVATCYQDQPNGLIILHQCDRPRIWSEAELDLMQDLADQVGTAIAHATLFTDSQALATELREANFKLLQKHRELEIARSQAEEARNQAEEASRLKSEFLANTSHELRTPLNGMIGFLKLIMDGMADDPEEQNEFIKEAYRAALHLLDIITDVLDIAKIEAGKLEIEMDAVKLSELLQDVKDLTDSQIRQKNLSFKIEKPPTEDEIILYGNYQRLLQVLLNLVGNAIKFTHEGGITVSVEIIKKKTIVQNQELPGMAKVRVADTGIGVSLDKQDKLFQSFSQVDGSRTRQYGGTGLGLAISQKLVETMGGVVNFYSMGEGLGSTVTFTVPLYQEPLMISP; this comes from the coding sequence TTGTCGTTCCGCTGGCCGGCAGCGGCTGAATACGGTATCACTCCAGAGCAGGTTCTGAGCAACACGGGGGAAGTGTTCTATCCGGTTGACCCGATCTCTTACCGTGAGCGGATTCAGCGCGTACTCAATTCTCTCTCACCAGAGCGCTTTCGGTGTTATTTCCACTGTGCCAATCAAACCATTTTGTTGGATCTGGTGATGAGTCCGGTGCCGGTGCCCGACTGTCTGCCAACTATGGTAGTTGTAGCAGGACGCCCCCTGGCTTCAACTATTGACGATAAAATAGTTTCAGGCTCAGACCTTGAGGTTGCTTACTCTCTTACATCAGACCGCTATCAAAAACTGCTGACCCAAATTTCCTGGAATATCCGTCGCACGCTTGATCTATCTACAATCTGGCATCAGACTGTGAAAGGACTGGGAAAGGCGCTCAGTGTTAACCGTTGTGTCATTTGTCCTTACAAGCCATTCAGTCAAAAGGTTGAGGTAGTTGCTGAGTACTGCGACAACCAGCTTCCCTCGTTAATGGGACAGGAATTCTGGATCTCTGAAGATCCCTGTCTCCAGGATGCCATCCATAAATTGAAACCCGTTATTTCTCAACGGGATCAGGCCAGTCAGGGATCGGAGAGAGAATCTCCAGCCTGGTGCTCCATGCTGGTTGTGGCAACCTGTTATCAGGATCAGCCGAATGGTTTAATTATCCTGCACCAGTGCGATCGCCCCCGGATCTGGAGTGAAGCGGAACTGGATCTGATGCAGGATTTAGCGGATCAGGTGGGGACGGCGATCGCCCATGCCACGCTGTTTACTGACAGTCAGGCCCTTGCCACTGAATTACGAGAGGCAAACTTTAAACTTCTGCAAAAGCATCGAGAACTGGAAATTGCCCGCAGTCAGGCAGAAGAAGCCCGCAATCAGGCAGAAGAAGCTTCCAGGCTGAAAAGTGAATTCCTGGCAAACACCTCCCACGAACTGCGAACCCCCCTCAATGGCATGATTGGCTTCCTGAAGCTAATTATGGATGGCATGGCAGACGACCCGGAGGAGCAAAACGAATTTATCAAAGAGGCATACCGTGCTGCACTTCACCTGTTAGATATCATCACGGATGTCCTGGATATTGCCAAAATTGAAGCTGGCAAGCTCGAAATTGAGATGGATGCGGTCAAACTGAGTGAACTCCTGCAGGATGTCAAAGATTTAACCGATAGTCAGATCCGTCAGAAAAACCTCAGCTTCAAAATTGAAAAACCGCCCACAGAAGATGAGATTATTCTTTACGGGAACTATCAACGGCTGTTGCAGGTGCTGCTCAACCTGGTGGGTAATGCCATCAAATTTACCCATGAGGGAGGGATTACCGTTAGCGTTGAGATCATCAAAAAGAAGACCATCGTCCAGAATCAGGAACTTCCTGGAATGGCAAAGGTACGGGTTGCTGATACTGGCATTGGTGTTTCCCTGGACAAACAGGACAAATTGTTCCAATCCTTCAGCCAGGTGGATGGTTCCCGCACCCGCCAGTATGGAGGCACCGGATTGGGGCTGGCAATTTCCCAAAAGTTAGTTGAGACGATGGGTGGAGTTGTCAATTTCTACAGTATGGGTGAAGGTCTGGGATCGACTGTTACCTTCACCGTTCCCCTGTATCAGGAACCCCTGATGATCTCACCCTGA
- a CDS encoding type II toxin-antitoxin system CcdA family antitoxin, producing MSDSVIHSHPSPEKVEISVHLDSDLLDQIKHLTNDPSKVIEVAIRQWLRNEVTRDDDLSRNLQRNPPVPPRGEWND from the coding sequence ATGAGCGATTCAGTGATACATTCCCATCCATCTCCCGAAAAAGTTGAGATCTCTGTTCATCTCGACTCTGACCTGTTAGACCAGATCAAGCATTTAACCAACGATCCCAGCAAGGTGATTGAAGTGGCTATCCGGCAGTGGCTCAGAAATGAAGTGACTCGAGACGATGACCTCTCGCGCAATCTTCAACGCAATCCTCCCGTGCCTCCACGAGGTGAATGGAACGATTAG